A region of the Peptococcaceae bacterium 1198_IL3148 genome:
CTACATATTTAAGGTTAGTATTATTAAAATGTAAAAATCATGCGTAAAAACCTGGATCATAGTAAGCCTTTTAATGAACATTCTAAAACACAAAAGAAGAGAGGATGGTATATGCGATATCGTAAGATTCAAGCAAAATATAAAGTTGCTACACCCATGTTTCTGTCAGGAGGGGACCAAGATAAGGCTGAACTTCGTGTAGTCTCAATAAAAGGTGTCCTGCGTTTTTGGTTCCGTGCCACTGCACTTAGTCAATATGATAGTTGGTTGAAAGTTAAAGAAGCAGAACAACTTTTGTTTGGTAGTGCAGATGCTGGGCAGGGTGCTTTTCTAATTAAAATTCATAGTAAGCAAATTGACAAATCAGTAAACAGGGACTGGTTTAAATTTGGCAGTAATTATCTAGGATACGGATTAGATAAAACTAAAACATCCAGACAGTATATAAAACCGGGCGGCGTTTTTACTATTGAAGTTATATTTAAGCCCGGCACTTCCGATGATTGTGTAGCCGCTATAAAAAGAAGTTTAATAGCGTTGGGTTTATTTGGCGGCTTAGGTGCCCGTTCTAGACGTGGCTACGGGTCTTTGTCATTGGAATCACTGACAGTTGATAATAACGAAGTATGGAATAAGCCTAAAAATCAACAGGATTTGCTAAGCCTACTCAACAATTTTATTGAAGAATTGGGTCAACTGCCAGTTGAATTGCCAGAATATACTGCCTTCAGTAAAAAGAGCCGTATTGCATTAACAATAACGAATAACAATCCCATGAAATTATTAAATATTATGGGTCGAGAGATGATGAACTATAGAGGGGCAAAAACAAACCCTATTTTTAAACAGGATGCGGCCAAAATAATTAGGCTAACTAAAGGGCAAACGATAGAAGAACATCCCCAGCGGATAGTATTTGGTTTGCCGCATAACTATTATTTCCCTAGGCCATTCAAAGAAAGTATATCTATAAATGCAAATGAATTACAGCGTAGAGCTAGCCCCTTGTTTATTCATATACACGAACTAGAGAACAGTTATGTTTCT
Encoded here:
- the cmr1 gene encoding type III-B CRISPR module RAMP protein Cmr1, which produces MRKNLDHSKPFNEHSKTQKKRGWYMRYRKIQAKYKVATPMFLSGGDQDKAELRVVSIKGVLRFWFRATALSQYDSWLKVKEAEQLLFGSADAGQGAFLIKIHSKQIDKSVNRDWFKFGSNYLGYGLDKTKTSRQYIKPGGVFTIEVIFKPGTSDDCVAAIKRSLIALGLFGGLGARSRRGYGSLSLESLTVDNNEVWNKPKNQQDLLSLLNNFIEELGQLPVELPEYTAFSKKSRIALTITNNNPMKLLNIMGREMMNYRGAKTNPIFKQDAAKIIRLTKGQTIEEHPQRIVFGLPHNYYFPRPFKESISINANELQRRASPLFIHIHELENSYVSILTLLPAVFLPKNQKIFLSCKKANRSVNTNVNYNVIHNFIDSFANRLEVTI